One Neodiprion pinetum isolate iyNeoPine1 chromosome 1, iyNeoPine1.2, whole genome shotgun sequence genomic window carries:
- the Cdc16 gene encoding cell division cycle protein 16 homolog — translation MTHLQSWRFSKLLQDRKDKVAGRAVRSLLFDRLILQTRIRCDGEDCTKFLFSILFHKFSLVRLCLRMAQQEIDADYDKMHSFNDKNIDLENYRKLVKSYLDLHLYSAASFWADKVLSLGNENPKDVHALAQCMFLMKQYHRAAHLIRSRGLEKTDIMCHYLAVRCLLEAKEFTEALQVIVEMEMSTNISASGVSFNSQADILEVAPKNVQSSILYCKGRVYEAMDNRAVALDCYKQALQCDVHSYQAFEALVQNQMLSAAEEKELLESLPITEQCSGGEAKLLRLLYESKLKKYQSPAEKEPLLCCGVQGVLVTDRLMDNLDMEVSRAERLYYNCDYQQCFSLTERILKKDPYHSTCLPVHIACLVELKKSNALFYLAHKLVDLYPDMALAWFAVGCYYYVIGKSDPARRYLAKATALDRLFGPAWLAYGHSFAVENEHDQAMAAYFKASQLMKGCHLPLLYIGLECGLTNNLRLADKFFQQAQSIAPDDPFVIHEMAVISFQNSDYKAAEQQFQEAMKKIQGDLQAVILPSKWEALLNNLGHTCRKMKKYDDALDYHQQALVLNPLNPSTYSAIGFVHALRGTTQEAVDAFHRALGLRRDDTFTTTMLGYVMEQLIDEVPPYPDAPQETPKYKFPGGAVNTGGGEPFQNLTGPSQDPNMETLRVNLFSGWGEEGSKSEDEVLSKLDRTTDRVVVNYSSSDMSSEVEMLDPSAVHIDYK, via the exons atgacgCACCTTCAAAGCTGGCGGTTCTCAAAGCTTCT CCAGGATCGAAAGGACAAAGTGGCCGGCAGAGCCGTCCGATCGCTGCTGTTTGACCGGCTGATACTGCAGACACG TATACGTTGCGATGGAGAGGATTGCACGAAGTTTCTATTTTCAATCCTATTCCACAAGTTTTCGTTGGTGAGATTGTGTCTAAGAATGGCACAACAAGAAATCGATGCAGATTATGATAAGATGCATAGCTTCAACGACAAGAATATCGACTTAGAAAACTACAGAAAATTAGTTAAATCGTATTTAGACTTG CATTTATACAGTGCTGCGTCATTCTGGGCAGATAAAGTTCTCTCGTTAGGAAATGAGAACCCCAAAGACGTTCATGCCCTTGCTCAATGCATGTTTCTCATGAAACAGTATCATCGAGCTGCTCATCTCATCAGGAGTCGTGGACTTGAaaag ACAGACATAATGTGCCATTACCTGGCTGTAAGATGCCTATTAGAGGCTAAAGAATTCACTGAAGCTCTTCAAGTAATTGTTGAAATGGAGATGTCTACTAACATCTCCGCATCTGGTGTCAGTTTTAATAGCCAGGCAGACATACTCGAGGTGGCCCCGAAAAAC GTGCAAAGCTCGATCCTGTATTGCAAAGGAAGAGTATACGAGGCAATGGACAACAGAGCTGTAGCTTTGGATTGTTATAAACAAGCTCTGCAGTGTGATGTTCATTCGTATCAAGCTTTTGAAGCACTGGTTCAGAACCAGATGCTATCGGCTGCggaag AAAAGGAGCTGTTGGAATCATTACCCATAACTGAGCAGTGCTCAGGTGGCGAAGCCAAATTACTGCGGTTATTgtatgaaagtaaattgaaaaaataccaaTCTCCGGCTGAAAAAGAGCCCTTACTTTGCTGTGGAGTTCAGGGAGTCTTGGTAACGGACAGATTGATGGATAACTTGGATATGGAAGTTTCTAGAGCAGAAAGACTGTATTACAACTGTGATTATCAACAATGTTTTAGTCTTACTGAAAG gatcCTAAAGAAAGACCCCTACCACAGTACCTGTCTCCCAGTGCATATTGCCTGCTTGGTTGAACTGAAGAAATCAAACg CACTCTTCTATCTAGCACATAAGCTAGTAGACTTGTATCCAGATATGGCTCTTGCTTGGTTTGCAGTCGGCTGTTACTACTACGTCATAG GTAAAAGTGATCCGGCCCGCAGGTATTTGGCAAAGGCTACAGCCTTGGATCGATTATTTGGACCTGCATGGCTAGCATATGGTCACTCATTTGCCGTAGAAAACGAACATGACCAAGCAATGGCTGCTTATTTCAAAGCCTCGCAACTGATGAAAGGCTGTCACTTGCCACTGCTATATATTGGACTGGAATGCGGTCTGACAAATAATCTTAGACTGGCGGACAAGTTTTTTCAACAAGCTCAAAGCATTGCCCCGGATGACCCGTTTGTTATACACGAAATGGCAGTcatatcttttcaaaattcaga TTATAAGGCTGCTGAGCAACAATTTCAAGAAgctatgaaaaaaatacaaggtgACTTGCAAGCAGTGATTCTTCCAAGCAAATGGGAAGCACTGCTTAACAATTTAGGACACACgtgtagaaaaatgaaaaagtatgaTGATGCGTTAGACTACCACCAGCAG GCTCTAGTATTGAATCCACTGAACCCATCAACATATTCAGCTATTGGGTTTGTTCATGCACTTCGTGGCACCACACAGGAAGCTGTGGACGCTTTTCACCGAGCCCTTGGCCTGCGTAGAGATGACACTTTCACTACGACAATGCTCGGTTATGTGATGGAACAGCTCATTGACGAAGTACCACCTTACCCAG atgcACCACAGGAAACACCAAAATACAAGTTCCCAGGAGGTGCAGTAAACACAGGAGGCGGAGAACCTTTCCAAAATTTAACTGGTCCCTCTCAAGATCCAAATATGGAAACATTGAGAGTTAATTTGTTTTCGGGATGGGGTGAGGAGGGTTCAAAGTCTGAGGACGAAGTTTTATCCAAACTAGACCGAACTACAGACAGAGTAGTCGTTAATTACTCGTCGAGTGATATGAGTTCAGAAGTGGAAATGCTTGACCCGTCTGCGGTTCACATAgactataaataa